Within Sandaracinaceae bacterium, the genomic segment TGGATGTCCAGCAGCGTCGGGACCACGGCCGCACCGTCGATGGTGGGCGGGCTGACCGAGATGTCCACGGCCGCGTTCTGGCCGAGGGCGGTGGCCACATTACCCGTCGCGAGGCCCGTGGAGAGCACCGGGGCCGTGAACGTGGCGGGATCGAGCACGTGGTACTGGAGCACCTGGGCGACCTGCGCGTTGGTCAGGCCGTCGACCGTGGCCTGGATGGCGGTGAAGGCCGCGTTGGTGGGCGCGAAGACCGTGAAGCCGGTGGCGGCACCCGGCGCGTCACCCGAGAGCAGCGTGGCGATGCCCGCGCCCGACATGTCGGCGCGACCGATGGCGGCGGCCAGCGACGTGAGCCCGGCGATGCCGGCCATGTCGATGACGGTGGGCGGCAGCAGCACGCCGTCGATGACGTGCACCACGCCGTTGGTGCAGCCCACGTCCGCCAGGATGACGTCGATGCCGTTGACGGCCACGCCCGAGGTGGTGTCGAAGAGCAGCGTCATGTTGTTGCCGGCCTCGTTCTCGGCCACGGCGTTCGCGCGGGCGGGCACGGAGCCGCTGGGCACGCCGGCCGCGACCACGTGGTACAGCAGGATGTTCGAGAGGGCGTCGCCCGTGGGGCGCGCGCCGCCGTCGGGGAAGGCCGCGTTGGTGGGCGCGAACACGGTGAAGGGACCCGCGCCCGAGAGCGTGGTGGCGAGGTCGGCATCGACGACCGCCTGGCGCAGATCGGTGAGCCCGGCGTACGCCGTCATGTCGGTGATGGTGGGCGGCAGCAGCACGCGGTCGATGATGTGGATGACGCCGTTGGAGGCGGCCACGTCAGCGGTGACCACGTTGGCCCCGCCGGTCTGCGCGTTGCCGCCGTTGAGCGTGACGCCCCCGGTGGTGCCCAGGATCAGCGACAGGTTCCAGGTGCCCGTGGTGTCCTCGGCGGCGGAGTCCACCGGGCCGGCCGTCACGGCGCCGCTGCCCACCGAGGCACCGGAGATGACGTGGTAGAGCAGGATCTGGGTGAGGGCGTCCACGTCCATGGTCTCGACGTCGTCGAGGGTGATGTCGGACGCCGCGAAGGCCGCGTTGGTGGGCGCGAACACGGTGAAGGGCCCGGCCGACTGCAGCGTGGTCACCAGCTCGGCGCGGGTGAGCGCCGCCACCAGGATGCTGAAGTCGTCGTTGCCGACGGCGACGTCCACGATGGTGCCCGTCTGCCCGGCGTCCGTGTTCGGGGTGCCGTTACTGTCGCCGCAACCGACCGCGAGCGCGATGGTGAGCAGCAGACCAACCTTGAGAGCTTGTGTCAACATGGATACCTCCTTGAGTTTGAGTACGCCCAGCGGGCGACAGCTGGACACAGCATGGATCCATGACGGGAGATGTCCAGCTTTTTTCTGTACAGAATCTGTTTCTGGACAAGTTTTCCGGACAAACCTTGGACAAGCGTCCGTAGCGGCCGTACGTTTCCGATCTACCCGTGCCCCACTCCCGCTCCGCCCCCGTCTATCCCATGCGTGTGGTCTCCCGCCGGACCGGCTTGAGCGCCGACCTGATTCGAGCGTGGGAGAAGCGCTATCAAGCCATCACGCCGGACCGCACCGACGGCAACGCGCGGCGCTACTCGCACGCCGAGATCCAGCGTCTGGAGCTGCTGCGCGACGTGGTGGCCCTCGGCCACACCATCAGCGACGTGGCCGCGCTGCCCAACGAGACCCTCGCCGCGCTCCTGTCGGAGGAGGCGCCCAGCGCGCAGGACACCGCCACCGAGGAGACGCTGGCGGCCTACGTGGCGGCCATCGAGGCGTGGGATCTGCGCGAGTCGCAGTCCATCTTGTCGCGGGCGGCATCGCTCCGCCCCCCCGACGCGCTGGCCCTCGAGGTGCTGTCCCCCATCTTGCGGGCGGTGGGCGACGGATGGGAGCAAGGGCGCCTGAGCGTCACGCAAGAGCACGCCGCCAGCGCCCAGGTGCGCGGCCTACTCGCCACCCTGCTGCAGACCATCGCGGTGGACCGCGGGGCGCCGAAGCTGTTGGTGGCGGCCCCCGAAGGACACGAGCACGAGCTGGGCGGCCTGATGGCGGCCGTGCTCGGCGCCCAAGTGGGCGTGGCCCCGGTCTACTTGGGCGGCAACGTCCCGCTCCACGAGCTGGAGTCCACCCTGCAGCGCACTGGCGCCGAGGTGGTGCTGCTGGCCGTCTCGCGCGCCATCGACGGCGCCGAGGTCACGCGCCTGCGCGCCGCGGTGGAGGTGCTCACGCGCCACGCGAGCGTGTGGGTCGGCTGCCCGCCAGGGCACGCGCTCGAGACGCTCACGGAGCTCGCGCGGGTGCGGGTGCTCACGTCGCTGCCGGCGTTCCAGACGGCGGCGCTGCACCTGGCGCGGCGGCCGTAGGGAACTTCAGGCCTTCCACCGCGTAGCAAACCCGCGCAGCAGCCCGGTCAGCGCCTTCGCCTTGGCCCCCGGCCCTGCCCCGCCGCGCAGCGTGGCCAGCGACCGACCCACCGCCTCCAAGCCAGGCGTGTAGGGGTGCCACCACATTTCCTGCGCGGCCCTGCGCGCATCCACCACCACCGCGCGCGGCCGCGTCAGCACATCCAAGGTGTGCGACGAGTTCGTCACGCCGTAGCCGCTCTCGCCGGTGCCGCTCCACGGCAGCGCGGGGATGGCGCCGGTGAAGCCGTGGTTGTTGACCACCACGGTGCCGGCGCGCAGCTCGCGCGCCACGCGCTCGCCCCGCGCAAGGTCGCGGGTCCACACGCTGGCGGTCAGGCCGAAGCGCGAGTCGTTGGCAGCGTCCACGGCCGCGCGCTCGCTCGCCACCGCCACCACGGGCACCAGCGGACCGAAGGTCTCTTCCGCCATGGGCTCGGAGTCGTTGGGCAGGTCGCCCATGACCGTGGGCGGGAACCAGCGGCCCGGGCGGTCCAGGCGCTCGCCGCCGCACAGGATCTCGCCGCCGGCAGCGCGCGCCGCGGCCACGTGCCCTTCCACCACGGCCAGCTGGGCGTCGGTGGTGAGCGGGCCGTAGTCCACGCCGGGGCGCAGCTCGTTGCAGAGCTCCACCAGGCGCTTGCGCAGCGGAGCAGCCACGGCGCCCACCGCGTACACGCGCTCGATGCCGGCGCAGTTCTGACCCGAGTTGGCCATGGCGCCCCACAGGATGCCGCGCGCCGCGCGCTCCACGTCGGCGTCTTCCAGCACGATGGCGGCGTCCTTGCCGCCCAGCTCGAGCCCGGCGGGGATCAACCGCGCCGCCGCCGCCGCCGCCACCTTGCGGCCGGTGCGCACGCTGCCGGT encodes:
- a CDS encoding fasciclin domain-containing protein, whose protein sequence is MLTQALKVGLLLTIALAVGCGDSNGTPNTDAGQTGTIVDVAVGNDDFSILVAALTRAELVTTLQSAGPFTVFAPTNAAFAASDITLDDVETMDVDALTQILLYHVISGASVGSGAVTAGPVDSAAEDTTGTWNLSLILGTTGGVTLNGGNAQTGGANVVTADVAASNGVIHIIDRVLLPPTITDMTAYAGLTDLRQAVVDADLATTLSGAGPFTVFAPTNAAFPDGGARPTGDALSNILLYHVVAAGVPSGSVPARANAVAENEAGNNMTLLFDTTSGVAVNGIDVILADVGCTNGVVHVIDGVLLPPTVIDMAGIAGLTSLAAAIGRADMSGAGIATLLSGDAPGAATGFTVFAPTNAAFTAIQATVDGLTNAQVAQVLQYHVLDPATFTAPVLSTGLATGNVATALGQNAAVDISVSPPTIDGAAVVPTLLDIHVSNGVVHVLSGVMVPTL
- a CDS encoding MerR family transcriptional regulator; translated protein: MPHSRSAPVYPMRVVSRRTGLSADLIRAWEKRYQAITPDRTDGNARRYSHAEIQRLELLRDVVALGHTISDVAALPNETLAALLSEEAPSAQDTATEETLAAYVAAIEAWDLRESQSILSRAASLRPPDALALEVLSPILRAVGDGWEQGRLSVTQEHAASAQVRGLLATLLQTIAVDRGAPKLLVAAPEGHEHELGGLMAAVLGAQVGVAPVYLGGNVPLHELESTLQRTGAEVVLLAVSRAIDGAEVTRLRAAVEVLTRHASVWVGCPPGHALETLTELARVRVLTSLPAFQTAALHLARRP
- a CDS encoding aldehyde dehydrogenase family protein, which produces MTLPLIYDGQIHGTSPRDGQPLSIVEATSVEALPGIVSRVRAAQAVFARKTVLERAGLLRRFRDAILARGEELVTVLGEEAGKPAAEAWLHEVVSTADLAAYWCDEGPAHLAPHEPSLDPVNYPGKRAVIERVPRGVIGLITPWNFPVAIPLRTLFPALLAGNGVVMKPSEFTPRCAASIEAAAHEALGPDLVVMVQGGGDVGAALIDAGVDAVVFTGSVRTGRKVAAAAAARLIPAGLELGGKDAAIVLEDADVERAARGILWGAMANSGQNCAGIERVYAVGAVAAPLRKRLVELCNELRPGVDYGPLTTDAQLAVVEGHVAAARAAGGEILCGGERLDRPGRWFPPTVMGDLPNDSEPMAEETFGPLVPVVAVASERAAVDAANDSRFGLTASVWTRDLARGERVARELRAGTVVVNNHGFTGAIPALPWSGTGESGYGVTNSSHTLDVLTRPRAVVVDARRAAQEMWWHPYTPGLEAVGRSLATLRGGAGPGAKAKALTGLLRGFATRWKA